A single region of the Actinoplanes sp. SE50/110 genome encodes:
- a CDS encoding MBL fold metallo-hydrolase, with protein MQPARVDHGVVSGTFSLDGQTFDVDNNVWVVGDDTECVVIDAPHDVDAIMAIVGERRVTAIVCTHAHDDHVRVAPALRERTGAPILLHPAEAPLWKLTHGDAVTWDADLADGDRVQVAGTTLTVLHTPGHAPGAVCLHAPDLGCVFTGDTLFQGGPGATGRSYSDADLIVASIEARLFTLPGATVVHTGHGADTTIAAERA; from the coding sequence ATGCAGCCGGCGCGGGTGGATCATGGCGTGGTCAGCGGGACGTTCAGCCTGGACGGGCAGACGTTCGACGTCGACAACAACGTCTGGGTGGTGGGCGACGACACCGAGTGCGTGGTGATCGACGCGCCGCACGACGTCGACGCGATCATGGCGATCGTGGGCGAGCGCCGGGTCACCGCGATCGTCTGCACCCATGCCCACGACGACCACGTGCGGGTCGCCCCGGCGCTGCGCGAGCGGACCGGCGCGCCGATCCTGCTGCACCCCGCCGAGGCCCCGCTCTGGAAGCTGACCCACGGCGACGCGGTGACCTGGGACGCGGACCTGGCCGACGGTGACCGGGTCCAGGTGGCCGGCACCACGCTGACCGTCCTGCACACCCCGGGTCACGCCCCGGGCGCGGTCTGCCTGCACGCCCCCGACCTGGGTTGCGTCTTCACCGGCGACACCCTGTTCCAGGGCGGCCCGGGTGCCACCGGCCGGTCCTACTCCGACGCCGACCTGATCGTGGCGTCGATCGAGGCCCGGCTGTTCACCCTGCCGGGCGCGACGGTGGTGCACACCGGA